The nucleotide window ATCACCGTCTTTATATACGTGGATGCAGTCAAAGATTGGGTTCATAATACACTATGGATATTTTGGGTCGCATTGGCAGTGCTCTTGGTGACCATGATATGCATGGCCTGCTGCGAGAGCGTGCGTCGTAAAACAccgttaaattttatatttttgtttctattcACATTAGCCGAGTCTTTTCTACTCGGTGTAACGGCCACCTCGTATGCCTCAAGCGAGGTAAGAGAGATTTTGTTTCCAACATATCTATACAATAGTTGATCTCATTAACATGTCTTTTTTTAGGTTATGATGGCCGTTGGCATTACAGCCGCTGTTTGCTTAGCATTGACACTCTTTGCCTTCCAAACTAAATGGGATTTCACCATGTGTGGTGGCATACTACTGGTTGCTATTGTGGTATTCCTCATTTTCGGTATTGTGTGCATCTTCATACCCGGCAAAGTAATAACGCTGGTGTACTCATCCATCGGTGCATTGATCTTCTCCATCTATCTGGTCTACGATACACAACTGATGATGGGCGGTAAGCATAAGTATGCCATTAGTCCGGAAGAGTATATCTTTGCGGCGCTCAATCTTTACCTGGATATCATTAATATCTTCATGTACATATTGGCTATTATTGGCGCTACAAGAAGCTAAAgggttaaattttagtttttataatagagatcttttttatttaagagaATCAATTTATGTACGTTagaaaaaatcgattaaaaataaatgttgtaattaatttaaaaaaaatattaaatttatttattactcatCAATTCACGAATCAGTGAAATTTCTGTCTTGAGAAAGCACATGGCAATAATTTGGACGTAATATCAAGTTCTAAATATTGGTATTAGAATCCTCCGTCGTTTCTCAACAGATTCCTTACACAAGAATTGTACGCACTTTATGAAGTCATAAAGCGATCGGAAGAACAATCCACATATGGTACACTCTCCGCACTGCCACAATCATTGAATCATTGTAGCATTCGATATGTACTCAGATTAAACGTATGCATATGTAATTATtcaaatacttatgtacatCAATGACGGtttggaaaaatttcaaaacttgtaaataaatcacgaaaaattggaaatttttaaacgcaaatttgtttttttcttcataattttttcgTCGAAACGAGTTAAGGAACGCAAAAAGAAATTGGTCAACATTTATCTGTATTCGCCGCATGAGCCGCCAGCAGttattatacaaaatgcaaagacgCGATTTAGAAAGTTTGACTTTTGAAGATTTCGACGACAAATACGTGCGTCATGCCTTCATCACTAAGGTGTTCGGTATTATAGCGGTAAGTACGAGCAGCAGGATCGAATGCAGTCTAAACACTACCGAATCCAGCGATGATATGtgctaaaaaaaaactttacaggTTCAACTCATGGTAACGTTCGCAATTATCTTCACATGCATTTACGTAGATGAGATACAGGATTTCCTAGCGGATCATCATTGGCTGATGTGGGTGGCATTGGGTGCCGTTTTTGTCATCATGATACCGATCGCATGCTGTGAAGGCGTTCGTCGCAGCTTTCCCTTAAACTTTATACTACTAATACTATTTACATTGGCCGAGTCATTTTTGCTTAGTTTTCTTGCCATTAAATACTCACCCGATACGGTTAGTATTCAAAGGCTACATATCAATCACTATAACAAAAATTGCTGCAACATTTCAGGTTCTCTATGCGCTCGGTATAACGACGCTCGTCGTTCTTGTGCTCACCGTTTTTGCGATGCAAACCGCCATAGACTTCACCTCTTGCGGTGCCATACTCTTAGTGGGCTcgattattttgcttattatcgGACTCGTAGCGATATTTGTGCCTTCACGTACGCTGATGATAGTTTACTGCTCGATTGGTATTGTCGTCTTCTCCTTCTACCTGATCTTTGACATACAAATGATGTTGGGTGGTAACCATCGGTACCAGATTAGTCCAGAGGATTATATATTTGCAGCGCTTAGTATATACATCGATATTGTCACACTATTCATGTATATACTAAGCCTAATGGGCCTGATAgacagttaaaataaagaaaatctaTGTACATGAGTTTGGAATGATCTATAACACCTCtgaatgcatatattttttaaattatatggttgaactttacttttataatgtttaatttatgtaaatgtattaaaaGAATTAGAAAATAGCGGGAGTTTTGAATAAAACGAATTGTTAGTTCGAGACTGTTGGTCGAGGCGAGGTCTGTGACTGGTAGTGCTTTAGTTATCACATCTTCATTGAAAAAATGAACTAGCTCGTTGAATCCCCTGCATTCTTTTAGATACATAATCGGCATCAAACGAATTCACGCCCATATTAACAGACGTTAATGAATTCCTATATGAAGAAAGGCATATTTCAACGAGTGGCAGTAGGTTGAACCAAGTTCATTGAGGTATTATGAaaccaaattacatacaaatgtgggAATATCGATTATcgtgagtgaaaaaaaaaaataattaacccaTAATAAACACGGTAGTTgtctcacacatatacatatgtatatatgtacataccagtTAAATGAATACCTTCCTTATGGAACTAATAATAGTACAAGCTTAAGTGAGTAATGCCTTAATGTTTTTGCAACTATCgagatatacatttatatagatgtgtgaacatacatatatttgcaaaatgaaaatacCTATTTATTCTCTTGCATGCTTTGTTTTGAAATAGAAAACAGTCCCATAAAAAAGTACGCCCAGCAAACCCAGTAGTTGAATGAGTTTGTGGTTCCTCAAAAACCGGAATTTAAGAATTAAGATGTGTTGCCTGTTTTCATCATCATTTGACGGATATGCCTTATTGAGGCGCTTGAGATCCCATTTGGAATACATATCATAGGTAGAGAGATTtccctttaaatataaattgtttggAGAGACAGATTATTAACTTAACTTAGAGCTTAATCAACATTAGTCTAACCTCTAACTGCTTGAAAAACATTTCCGTGCAGAAAACACTACATATTTATAGATAGGACGACGTACGGCGAAAGTTTCGAAAATAACTTCAATACCAGCCTTGCTGGAAAGGCCAGCAACACTACCACTGAAAAATCAAGCAGAATCACACTAGTTTTAAACTGAACCCAATAAATTGCTTGTACGGGTCCCATACATATTCTACTATACGCTCAAGCTAGGAACCATGCGGTCTTTGAGTCTCCCATTGAGTTAGAGACCTTGGCAACGCTATGGTGGCCAATTAATTAAACAGACTAGTGCCCATAATGTAATTATGACCAATTGAAATTGTAAATCAAAACAAGCACAAATAAAGTCGACAGCGCGCTTAAGTCGTCATACAATTGAAAGAAGCACAAAACGACGTTGATAGAATCAGCCATCGCCATCAATGCAACCAAACCACAACGACTCAcacaaatttgtgaaattatgaatttacaaaatatttgggGCTGTCATTTCAAACAGCATTCACCCCATTAACTTGGGGTTGTGTCGCGCGCGTTCAGTTCCAAGTGGGCTCTTGTGTCGCACATAGTTCGGATTCGGTTTCGTGTCGCAATCATTTCGGGAAGTCCACTACTTAAGAAGTTATGAAAATTTGCTTAACCGTCTAATTAACATACCATCCATGGATTTCGATGAAGTACTTAAAGAGGTGGGATCCTTTGGCTTgtaccaaaaaattattatttgttcggTGCTGTTGCCTGCCGCGCTACCATGTGCCTTCCATGCCTACAGGTGAATGAGAAAGTGTAAAATAATTGTTGTAGATCTTTTGTAAGAAATAAACTATCAAAATCCATAGCCAATTATTTATCGCAGCGTCGCCGAAACACTGGTGCCGTGTACCCGAACTAGAACCATGGGCGCAGGATTATGGAATGTTGGTGAAAAATCTTAGCATACCGTTGGGTGTTTCAAATAACAGCGCAGAATACGAGAGTTGCATAATGTACAATCGTAATTACTCGGATATAGTGCGGTATATGGAATATCGTACGCCCATAGAGTTGCAACAGGATAAGGTGTGGCAAATTGGTAATCCCGGGCTTGCGCAGTTACAACCATGTCAACATGGTTGGTATTACGATCGTACCATGTACACCAGCACAGTGGTCACAGAGGTATTTGGAAGCAAGCTACTGAGTTTTGttgattaatttcatttcatttagtgGAACCTGGTTTGTGAGCGGAGCTACTTGGTCACGCTTGCTTTGGTTTTGTTTGGTGTTGGTGGTTTGATCGGGAACTATGTGTTCGGCTATTTGCAAGACATGTGGGGTCGACGTCCCTCtttttatgtatatcttattaTAGAAATTGTTGCATGTGCAGCTAGCGCTTTCGCATGGAACTACTACTCGTGGTTGGGTATGCGCTTCGTCGTGGGTCTTACCGTGCCCGCCATACTTGCGAGTCCATATGTTTTAGGTAGGACattacacaaaaataattttgttactcAAACAAACATTTGCTTCGTATAGCTATTGAACTGGTTGGTCCTGACAGACGTGTCTTCTGTACAATTGTCTCCAATATTGCATACTCGTGTGGCCTGGTACTACTAGCTGGTATAGTCTATCTTATACGGGATTGGCGCTTTCTCACACTGACCGTCTCACTCCCTCTGTTATTGCTTTTTTCCTGCTACTTTGTGCTACCCGAGTCGCCACGTTGGCTGATCGCAGTGGGTAAAACGCGAGAAGCGGCACGTATTTTGAAAACTATAGCTCGGGTCAACGGTCATAATATTCCGCCAGATTTCGTAAAAATTGTCCAACAGAAATTGCAACAAACAGAAGCGGCAATTCGGAGCGAATCGGATGCATCTTATGGCATTTTGGATTTGTTTCGCACCACAAATATGCGTCGCAAAACTTTAATTATTACACTTATTTGGTTTGCAAACACCAGTGTCTATGTCGGGTTAAGCTATTATGCACCGGCTTTGGGTGGCGATGAAATATGGAACTTTTTTCTAGCCGGGGTTGTAGAATTGCCCACATACTTTATGCTATGGCCAGGTTTGAGCTACTTCGGGCGGCGCTGGATTCTTTGCATTTCTATGTTAGTGGGTGGCGTCGCATGTGTGCTGACGTTGTTGTATGATGAGCAGCCGGAAGTAATGTTGTTGCTATACTGTGTCGGCAAGATGGGAATTTCGTCGGCATTTGTTGTGCTTCCGCTTCTCGCCTCTGAGCTCTACCCAACCGTGGTGCGTGGCTTGGGCATGAGCTTCAGTTCGGTTGTTGCTATGATCGGACCTATTGTAATACCCATTATTAATCACATGGTGAGTATAGTAAGCAAAGATTTAGTTACCAAATTTGTTCTTTCTACATTGCTCTTAATCCTTCAAGGGTCAACGTATGCTTGTATTACCGTTAATTATAATGGGTATTCTTTTAATAATCGGTGGTTTGGCTAGCCTGTTTTTACCGGAAACGCGAGGTAAAAATTTACCGCAGACCATTGAAGAAGGTGAGGCGGTGCCCTTGAGATTTTTCAattgtggttgctgttgttgttgtacaaaaacCCCACGTAGTCCTGATCTGAATAACTCGGCTCTAGTGGCGAAATATAAGAGACAGCGTGAGCGAGAGCAAATTGGGCGAGGACGACGGCAACAAATCACAGTTTGCAGTATTTGCAAGAACGAAATCAAGGAAACGTGACAAATTCAATCAGTTATACCAAATCGAGTTGTAAAATGTATAATCTAATTAAGTTGTCGCCCAAAAGTTCGAATTGgacatttcaataataaaaatatgtgctaTTTATTGGGCAGGTTCAAAAGACAGTAAATACAAAACTAGTTTAAGCAAAGAACGGCTTTGCCGAAAATGGAATTTATTTATGCGACATAGAGGCTGATGTCTGTAGTGTCTAGATTATATTTCTTGTGTTGTTATTAGGTGGCTTCAGAATTTTATCCTTCAAGTCTATCCTAGAACGGGAGAAGGCAGATGAAAAACGTTTAGATAGAAGCCAAGTATCGGCTTGCGATTCATTCACATTAtagtatgtttttcaatattatttttaattatatataatgtagtaaaatatatattgagtTTAAAGATTTTATTTACGAAAACCATAACACAATATACAATTGGCAACCCTAAACAATTCTCACATATCGAAAATATTAATGTATCGATTAAAGAGTTTCGAATGATTATTATCTAGGCGATATTGTAAACATCTAATTTGCACAACACTAACAAAATACTCACACATGGTTAAACGTCAAAAATGCCCGACAATATTCAGGCTGCAATGGAAGATTTACCGGAAAATAACATCGAGGACATAGAGGATCTCATATCAGAAGAAGATGTAAAACCACGCGATcgttataaaaataagaaaagtgtTTCCGTACGTCCTAAAAAGCGCGGTCACGTTGTTTCTAGTGACACCAATGGGGATACAGAGGAGCGGCAATTGccagaaagaaaaatttacgAGAGTGTTATACCAGGCACTCAGACAGTGTACGTGAAAACCTGGGGATGTGCGCACAATAATTCCGATTCTGAGTACATGGCTGGTCAACTGGCTGCGTTCGGTTACAATCTGACGGATCGAAAGGAAAATGCGGATCTTTGGTTACTTAATAGTTGCACGGTAAAAAATCCTTCAGAAGATACATTTCGGAATGAAATACAATCTGGCATGGCCAAGGGAAAACATGTTGTCGTAGCCGGTTGTGTGCCACAAGGTGCTCCTAAATCGGATTATTTACATGGGCTGTCGGTCATTGGAGTGCAGCAGATTGATCGAGTGGTTGAAGTAGTGGAAGAAACATTGAAGGGTCATAGTGTGCGATTGTTACAGAACAAAAAGGAACATGGCAAACGTGTTGCTGGGGCACGATTGGCGCTACCAAAGGTGCGAAAGAATCCTTTAATAGAAATTATACCCATAAACACTGGTTGCCTTAACCAATGCACCTATTGCAAAACTAAACATGCGCGTGGAGATCTCGTTAGTTATCCTCCACAAGAAATTGTTGATCGTGCTATTCAAGCTTTTGCTGAGGGTTGCTGTGAAATCTGGTTAACATCGGAGGACACTGGTGCATATGGCAGAGACATTGGTGCATCATTACCGGAACTTTTATGGCAGTTGGTTGAAGTTATACCAGAACATTGTATGTTGCGTGTGGGAATGACCAATCCACCCTATATATTAGAGCATCTTGAGGAAATTGCAAAGATTCTCAATCATCCAAGGGTTTATGCATTTATGCATGTACCAGTACAAAGTGGTAGCGATTCAGTTTTAGGCGAAATGAAACGCGAATATTGTCGTAGCGATTTTGAGCACGTAGTGGATTTCCTACGTAGCCGTGTACCTGGTGTAACTATTGCCACTGACATAATTTGTGGTTTCCCTACTGAAACTGAAGAAGACTTTGAGGAAACAATGGATATGTGCGCCAAATATCATTTTCCAAGTCTATTTATAAATCAATTCTTTCCACGTCCCGGTACACCTGCAGCCAAAATGGAGCGGATACCAGCAAATCTGGTAAAGAAACGCACTAAACGGTTAACGGATCTC belongs to Zeugodacus cucurbitae isolate PBARC_wt_2022May chromosome 6, idZeuCucr1.2, whole genome shotgun sequence and includes:
- the LOC105212156 gene encoding protein lifeguard 1 isoform X2; protein product: MYQGENYDAEGAKSFSFDEESIRKGFIRKVYSILMVQLLITFGFITVFIYVDAVKDWVHNTLWIFWVALAVLLVTMICMACCESVRRKTPLNFIFLFLFTLAESFLLGVTATSYASSEVMMAVGITAAVCLALTLFAFQTKWDFTMCGGILLVAIVVFLIFGIVCIFIPGKVITLVYSSIGALIFSIYLVYDTQLMMGGKHKYAISPEEYIFAALNLYLDIINIFMYILAIIGATRS
- the LOC105212156 gene encoding protein lifeguard 1 isoform X1 produces the protein MYQAAYAGENYDAEGAKSFSFDEESIRKGFIRKVYSILMVQLLITFGFITVFIYVDAVKDWVHNTLWIFWVALAVLLVTMICMACCESVRRKTPLNFIFLFLFTLAESFLLGVTATSYASSEVMMAVGITAAVCLALTLFAFQTKWDFTMCGGILLVAIVVFLIFGIVCIFIPGKVITLVYSSIGALIFSIYLVYDTQLMMGGKHKYAISPEEYIFAALNLYLDIINIFMYILAIIGATRS
- the LOC105212161 gene encoding protein lifeguard 1, translated to MSRQQLLYKMQRRDLESLTFEDFDDKYVRHAFITKVFGIIAVQLMVTFAIIFTCIYVDEIQDFLADHHWLMWVALGAVFVIMIPIACCEGVRRSFPLNFILLILFTLAESFLLSFLAIKYSPDTVLYALGITTLVVLVLTVFAMQTAIDFTSCGAILLVGSIILLIIGLVAIFVPSRTLMIVYCSIGIVVFSFYLIFDIQMMLGGNHRYQISPEDYIFAALSIYIDIVTLFMYILSLMGLIDS
- the LOC105212162 gene encoding beta-alanine transporter; the protein is MDFDEVLKEVGSFGLYQKIIICSVLLPAALPCAFHAYSQLFIAASPKHWCRVPELEPWAQDYGMLVKNLSIPLGVSNNSAEYESCIMYNRNYSDIVRYMEYRTPIELQQDKVWQIGNPGLAQLQPCQHGWYYDRTMYTSTVVTEWNLVCERSYLVTLALVLFGVGGLIGNYVFGYLQDMWGRRPSFYVYLIIEIVACAASAFAWNYYSWLGMRFVVGLTVPAILASPYVLAIELVGPDRRVFCTIVSNIAYSCGLVLLAGIVYLIRDWRFLTLTVSLPLLLLFSCYFVLPESPRWLIAVGKTREAARILKTIARVNGHNIPPDFVKIVQQKLQQTEAAIRSESDASYGILDLFRTTNMRRKTLIITLIWFANTSVYVGLSYYAPALGGDEIWNFFLAGVVELPTYFMLWPGLSYFGRRWILCISMLVGGVACVLTLLYDEQPEVMLLLYCVGKMGISSAFVVLPLLASELYPTVVRGLGMSFSSVVAMIGPIVIPIINHMGQRMLVLPLIIMGILLIIGGLASLFLPETRGKNLPQTIEEGEAVPLRFFNCGCCCCCTKTPRSPDLNNSALVAKYKRQREREQIGRGRRQQITVCSICKNEIKET
- the LOC105212163 gene encoding threonylcarbamoyladenosine tRNA methylthiotransferase, producing MPDNIQAAMEDLPENNIEDIEDLISEEDVKPRDRYKNKKSVSVRPKKRGHVVSSDTNGDTEERQLPERKIYESVIPGTQTVYVKTWGCAHNNSDSEYMAGQLAAFGYNLTDRKENADLWLLNSCTVKNPSEDTFRNEIQSGMAKGKHVVVAGCVPQGAPKSDYLHGLSVIGVQQIDRVVEVVEETLKGHSVRLLQNKKEHGKRVAGARLALPKVRKNPLIEIIPINTGCLNQCTYCKTKHARGDLVSYPPQEIVDRAIQAFAEGCCEIWLTSEDTGAYGRDIGASLPELLWQLVEVIPEHCMLRVGMTNPPYILEHLEEIAKILNHPRVYAFMHVPVQSGSDSVLGEMKREYCRSDFEHVVDFLRSRVPGVTIATDIICGFPTETEEDFEETMDMCAKYHFPSLFINQFFPRPGTPAAKMERIPANLVKKRTKRLTDLFNSYSPYDGRKGEQYTVLVTEISHDKQHYVGHNKSYEQILLPMRNNLLGTAVRVRITDTSKFSMMAEIIDDESEWTRCAVKQENNGHILNGKASTHLEGGKEDVIRKYAGFGLILLFVALIVQLLKNIFVAI